A genomic region of Pseudodesulfovibrio sp. S3 contains the following coding sequences:
- a CDS encoding transporter substrate-binding domain-containing protein translates to MKNVDALSWRFCLSIILTVLVSWGTFVAPGHAAGPELQVITEITPPASFIDAHGKLTGLAVEIVRAVQQEIGDQTEIHVMPWARGYQELLTSPNVALFSTTRTMARENLFQWVGPLFTTRWIIYARKGSRLHITCLEDAKSIKRIGVYRNDARAQLLRDRGFDNLDVADRQELNLVKLLGGRVDAILYSDLTMKEFLAKSDTPPELVEAVFEIGSRDLYIAFSKDSAPETIRIWQEAVDRLEERGELQGIRDKWLP, encoded by the coding sequence ATGAAAAACGTGGATGCACTCAGTTGGCGGTTTTGCCTCTCTATCATACTGACAGTTCTTGTTTCATGGGGCACTTTTGTTGCCCCAGGCCATGCGGCCGGACCAGAGCTGCAGGTTATCACCGAAATCACACCACCCGCTTCCTTCATTGACGCACACGGCAAGCTGACCGGATTGGCTGTGGAAATCGTCCGGGCCGTTCAGCAGGAAATCGGCGATCAGACGGAGATTCACGTCATGCCGTGGGCGCGAGGGTATCAGGAATTGCTCACGAGTCCTAACGTTGCCCTGTTCTCGACCACCCGGACCATGGCGCGTGAGAACCTGTTCCAGTGGGTCGGGCCGCTGTTCACTACCCGCTGGATCATATATGCCCGGAAAGGAAGCAGGCTGCACATCACATGCCTGGAAGACGCCAAGTCCATCAAACGCATCGGGGTCTACAGGAATGATGCCCGGGCGCAGCTTTTGAGAGACCGTGGGTTCGACAACCTGGACGTCGCGGACAGGCAGGAGCTCAATCTGGTCAAACTCCTGGGCGGCCGCGTCGATGCCATCCTCTATTCGGATCTTACCATGAAAGAGTTTCTCGCAAAATCGGACACGCCCCCCGAGCTGGTTGAGGCTGTTTTCGAAATCGGCTCCAGGGATCTCTACATCGCCTTTTCCAAGGACTCAGCCCCGGAAACGATCCGCATCTGGCAGGAGGCTGTCGACCGCCTGGAAGAACGGGGTGAACTTCAGGGTATCCGCGACAAGTGGCTGCCCTGA
- a CDS encoding vitamin B12-dependent ribonucleotide reductase, producing MPELKMPANLPDPIINENAKIVLKRRYQRKDTEGEVYETVKEMFWRVASAIAKEEGKYKNSTTKPAQLAREFYDLMISYSFLPNSPTLMNAGTDIGQLAACFVLPVEDDIEGIFDAVKYAAMIHKSGGGTGFSFSRLRAKDSVVGSTGGVASGPLSFLKIFNCATEQIKQGGTRRGANMGILRIDHPDIMEFIKAKERDGELNNFNLSIGLTEAFMQAVHDKADFDLIAPDSGKAIGSLNAREVFNLLVHKAWESGDPGIVFLDRINRDNPTPKLGEIESTNPCGEQPLLPFEACNLGSINLGKCFAKGKNGKDSEIDWDELKRIIHLSVRFLDNVIDASVYPLPQITEMVGKNRKIGLGVMGWADLLYQLRIPYNSQTAVDMAERVMKFVQTEARSASKQLAAERGEFPAYAESIFGKANLGPYRHATTTTIAPTGTLSIIGGCSSGVEPLFALSFVRNVMDNDKLVETNPFFEAALKEADAYSGKLMEEIAKVGSIKKMDHLPEGLRTIFVTSMDIEPIWHLKMQAAFQKYTDNAVSKTVNLPSTATKEDIWDIYWKAYEYGCKGVTVYRDGSKTSQVLCTGDGDKKKDEANKAKSIVKSRPDVIYGFTQKISTGLGMLFLTVNEMDGKPFEVFATIGKSGGSITAKAEAIGRLVSLALRSGVEVREIVQQLKGIGGENPKFMKKHLVKSIPDAIAHVFESRYMSGDHVDAQVASLNKELCPDCGEPLVFEEGCHICKSCAYTKCGG from the coding sequence ATGCCAGAACTCAAAATGCCCGCCAACCTTCCGGACCCGATCATCAATGAAAACGCCAAGATAGTTTTGAAGCGGCGATACCAACGCAAGGACACCGAAGGAGAGGTTTACGAGACCGTCAAGGAGATGTTCTGGAGGGTGGCCTCGGCCATTGCCAAAGAAGAGGGCAAGTACAAGAATTCCACCACCAAACCGGCCCAACTGGCCCGGGAATTCTATGACCTGATGATTTCCTACAGTTTTTTGCCCAACTCCCCCACGCTGATGAACGCGGGTACCGACATCGGCCAATTGGCCGCCTGCTTCGTCCTGCCCGTGGAGGACGACATCGAGGGTATCTTCGACGCCGTGAAGTACGCGGCCATGATCCACAAATCCGGCGGAGGAACGGGCTTTTCCTTCTCCCGGCTGCGCGCCAAGGATTCAGTGGTCGGCTCCACCGGCGGCGTGGCTTCCGGCCCGCTCTCCTTTCTCAAGATTTTCAATTGCGCCACCGAGCAGATCAAGCAGGGCGGCACCCGCCGGGGAGCCAACATGGGCATCCTGCGCATAGACCACCCGGACATCATGGAGTTCATCAAGGCCAAGGAACGCGACGGCGAGCTGAACAACTTCAACCTCTCCATCGGGCTGACCGAAGCCTTCATGCAGGCCGTGCACGACAAGGCCGACTTTGATCTCATCGCCCCTGACTCGGGCAAGGCCATTGGTTCTCTCAACGCCCGCGAGGTCTTCAACCTCCTGGTCCACAAGGCGTGGGAGTCCGGCGATCCGGGCATCGTGTTCCTGGACCGCATCAACCGCGACAACCCCACGCCCAAGCTCGGCGAGATCGAATCCACCAACCCCTGCGGCGAGCAGCCCCTGCTCCCGTTCGAGGCCTGCAACCTCGGCTCCATCAACCTGGGGAAATGCTTTGCCAAAGGCAAGAACGGCAAGGACTCCGAGATCGACTGGGACGAACTCAAACGGATCATCCACCTGTCCGTCCGGTTTCTGGACAACGTCATCGACGCGTCCGTGTATCCGCTGCCCCAGATCACCGAGATGGTCGGCAAGAACCGCAAGATCGGTCTGGGCGTCATGGGATGGGCCGACCTGCTCTACCAGCTCAGGATACCCTACAATTCCCAGACCGCCGTGGATATGGCCGAACGCGTCATGAAATTCGTTCAGACCGAGGCCCGCAGCGCATCCAAGCAGTTGGCGGCCGAGCGCGGCGAGTTTCCGGCCTACGCCGAGTCCATCTTCGGCAAGGCCAACCTCGGCCCCTACCGTCACGCCACCACCACGACAATCGCCCCCACCGGCACCCTGTCCATCATCGGAGGTTGTTCGTCCGGCGTGGAGCCGCTCTTTGCCCTGAGCTTCGTGCGCAACGTCATGGACAACGACAAGCTGGTGGAGACCAACCCGTTCTTCGAGGCCGCCCTGAAAGAGGCCGACGCTTACTCCGGCAAGCTCATGGAGGAAATAGCCAAGGTAGGCTCCATCAAAAAGATGGACCACCTGCCCGAAGGCCTGCGGACCATCTTCGTCACTTCCATGGATATCGAGCCCATCTGGCATCTCAAGATGCAGGCCGCCTTCCAGAAGTATACCGACAACGCGGTCTCCAAGACCGTGAACCTGCCCAGCACCGCCACCAAGGAAGACATCTGGGACATCTACTGGAAAGCCTACGAATACGGCTGCAAGGGCGTCACCGTGTACCGCGACGGTTCCAAGACCTCACAGGTGTTGTGCACGGGCGACGGAGACAAGAAGAAGGACGAGGCCAACAAGGCCAAATCCATCGTCAAGAGCCGCCCGGACGTCATCTACGGCTTCACCCAGAAGATCAGCACCGGCCTGGGAATGCTGTTCCTGACCGTCAACGAGATGGACGGCAAACCCTTTGAGGTGTTCGCCACCATCGGCAAGTCCGGCGGTTCGATCACGGCCAAGGCCGAAGCCATCGGCCGGCTGGTCTCACTGGCCCTGCGCTCCGGCGTGGAGGTACGGGAGATCGTGCAGCAGCTCAAGGGCATCGGCGGCGAAAACCCGAAATTCATGAAAAAGCACCTGGTCAAATCCATCCCGGACGCCATCGCCCACGTGTTCGAATCCCGCTACATGAGCGGCGACCATGTGGACGCACAGGTGGCCTCCCTGAACAAGGAACTCTGCCCGGACTGCGGCGAGCCCCTGGTC
- a CDS encoding MerR family transcriptional regulator, with protein MYTVGRLAKKHGLSRSTLLYYDRIGLLRPDGHAKGEYRQYSAQDHARLTRICEYRRAGISLDDIARMLDEPAATGMAEVLENRLTELNREMDGLREQQRLVAGLLGRSDLLNEAGVMDKATWVSLLSAAGFSEQDMRRWHVRFERSAPDKHAQFLRSLHIPDGEISAIRAMAAAPHAILNINRESGRFMEIFFKIYEGLDREGPGSFEMTKRAYEMCTGLPDKPEILEIGCGSGGATIPLAQISGGIVTATELHHPYLERMIERAKEARMEDRIIAAVMDMGDIRAEPESFDLIWCEGAAYILGVDRALEQWKQYLKPGGCLCLTDAVWLVDPATASEELRSFWAEGYPAMRDAKGNIRAGEGAGYASLGNFTISTLCWDNFYNDVERRLADIEPVYGTDPDGRAIIDMTRKEISLYRNHPHTYGYEFHIFKK; from the coding sequence ATGTACACCGTTGGAAGACTGGCCAAGAAACACGGGCTCTCGCGTTCGACACTGCTCTACTATGACCGCATCGGGCTGCTCAGGCCCGATGGTCATGCCAAGGGTGAATACCGGCAGTACTCGGCGCAGGACCACGCCCGATTGACGAGGATCTGCGAATACCGCAGGGCCGGGATCAGTCTGGACGACATCGCACGGATGCTCGATGAACCCGCCGCCACCGGCATGGCCGAAGTCCTGGAAAACCGGCTGACCGAACTCAACCGGGAGATGGACGGATTGCGCGAACAACAGCGGCTCGTGGCAGGTCTTCTGGGCCGTTCCGACCTGCTGAACGAAGCCGGTGTCATGGACAAGGCCACATGGGTCTCCCTGCTCTCCGCCGCCGGTTTTTCCGAACAGGACATGCGCCGCTGGCACGTCCGCTTCGAACGCAGCGCCCCGGACAAACACGCGCAGTTCCTGCGCAGCCTACACATTCCCGACGGCGAGATTTCCGCCATCCGGGCCATGGCGGCCGCGCCTCACGCAATACTCAACATCAACAGGGAATCAGGCAGATTCATGGAAATATTCTTCAAGATATACGAAGGGCTGGACAGAGAAGGCCCTGGCAGTTTCGAAATGACCAAACGCGCCTACGAGATGTGCACCGGCCTGCCGGACAAACCGGAGATTCTCGAAATCGGCTGCGGTTCGGGCGGGGCCACCATCCCCCTGGCGCAGATCTCCGGCGGCATTGTCACGGCCACGGAACTCCATCACCCCTACTTGGAAAGGATGATCGAACGGGCCAAGGAAGCCAGAATGGAAGACCGGATCATCGCCGCCGTCATGGACATGGGCGACATCCGGGCCGAGCCGGAATCCTTTGACCTCATCTGGTGCGAAGGCGCAGCCTATATCCTGGGTGTGGACAGGGCGTTGGAGCAATGGAAGCAGTACCTCAAACCCGGCGGGTGCCTCTGCCTGACCGACGCGGTCTGGCTTGTGGACCCGGCAACGGCCTCAGAGGAATTGCGGTCGTTCTGGGCCGAAGGCTACCCGGCCATGCGCGACGCCAAAGGCAATATCAGGGCCGGAGAGGGTGCAGGCTACGCCTCGCTCGGCAACTTCACCATAAGCACCCTTTGCTGGGACAACTTCTATAATGACGTGGAACGCAGACTGGCCGACATCGAACCCGTTTACGGCACCGACCCCGACGGACGGGCCATCATAGACATGACCCGCAAGGAGATCAGCCTGTACCGCAACCACCCGCATACCTACGGGTATGAATTCCACATATTCAAAAAATAA
- a CDS encoding pyridoxal phosphate-dependent aminotransferase, giving the protein MRISDRLGRIKPSATLAVNAKAQELQAQGREVISLAVGQPDFGTPAHVCEAAKAALDEGFTRYTPVPGIPELREAVAGYYSRFYGAKTAGANTIISNGGKQALYNLLMALVNPGDEVLIPAPYWVSYPAMVQLAEGVSVFVPTTAAENYLVTVEGLEAARTARTKVLILNSPSNPTGCCYTQVQLEAIAEWARRNGVFIISDEVYDRLVYAPFEPASLAKTWEQYPETIAIVGALSKSFCMTGWRVGYALGHEDLVKAMVKIQGQSTSNINSITQRAALAALNGPWDIVDEMKTAFVRRRDLAYEVITGWGAVCPKPDGAFYLFPVLDQFFTEDAPDSASMCTKILEEVGVALVPGSAFGDDKCIRFSYAVADEVLKDALNRVGSVLLGK; this is encoded by the coding sequence ATGCGTATTTCCGATCGACTGGGCCGGATCAAGCCTTCCGCCACTCTGGCCGTCAACGCCAAGGCCCAGGAGCTTCAGGCCCAGGGACGCGAGGTTATCAGTCTGGCCGTGGGGCAGCCCGATTTCGGCACTCCGGCCCACGTCTGTGAAGCGGCCAAGGCCGCATTGGACGAAGGATTCACCCGCTATACCCCGGTTCCCGGCATCCCGGAGCTGCGCGAGGCCGTGGCCGGGTACTACAGCCGGTTCTACGGCGCCAAGACAGCCGGCGCCAACACGATTATTTCCAACGGCGGCAAACAGGCCCTGTACAACCTGCTCATGGCCCTGGTGAACCCGGGCGACGAGGTGCTCATTCCGGCCCCGTACTGGGTCAGCTATCCGGCCATGGTGCAACTGGCCGAAGGCGTGTCCGTGTTCGTGCCGACCACTGCCGCCGAAAACTATCTGGTCACCGTCGAAGGGTTGGAGGCCGCACGCACGGCCAGAACCAAGGTGCTCATCCTCAATTCGCCGTCCAACCCCACGGGGTGTTGCTACACGCAGGTGCAGCTTGAGGCCATAGCCGAGTGGGCGCGCAGGAACGGTGTCTTCATCATTTCCGACGAGGTCTACGACCGGCTGGTCTATGCCCCGTTCGAACCGGCCTCCCTGGCCAAGACCTGGGAGCAATATCCCGAGACCATCGCCATTGTCGGTGCGCTTTCCAAATCGTTCTGCATGACCGGCTGGCGTGTGGGCTATGCCCTCGGCCATGAGGACCTGGTCAAGGCCATGGTCAAGATTCAGGGGCAGTCCACGTCCAATATCAATTCCATCACCCAGCGCGCCGCCCTGGCGGCCCTGAACGGCCCGTGGGACATCGTGGACGAGATGAAGACCGCCTTTGTCCGCCGTCGTGATCTCGCCTATGAGGTCATCACCGGATGGGGCGCAGTCTGTCCCAAGCCCGACGGAGCCTTCTACCTTTTCCCGGTGCTCGACCAGTTCTTCACCGAAGACGCCCCGGATTCGGCCTCCATGTGCACCAAGATTCTCGAAGAGGTCGGCGTGGCCCTGGTTCCCGGCTCCGCTTTCGGCGACGACAAGTGTATTCGTTTTTCCTACGCCGTGGCCGACGAGGTCCTCAAGGACGCCCTGAACAGGGTCGGTTCCGTCCTGCTGGGCAAATAG